One Diospyros lotus cultivar Yz01 chromosome 1, ASM1463336v1, whole genome shotgun sequence genomic window carries:
- the LOC127794901 gene encoding carboxylesterase 1-like gives MADQTPALGPIGDLDPYAYLGLLRHSDGSITRACDDPFTPASADLSHPSPVLTKDVPINRSTNTWARIFLPREALEHSPPAKLPLLVYYHGGGFVICTAGSTLFHGFLSMVAVETKSIIVSIDYRRAPEHRLPAAYDDSFEALHWIKTSGEEWLTRFADLSNCFLIGSSAGGNIVYFMGLRAATAVDHLGPLKIRGLILHHAYFGGEKRTASEIRLADDKILPLRLNDLFWELALPAGADRDHEYSNPIAGGGSELLDEIRKLGWKVLVAGYDGDPLIDRQKELAKLMEERTVKVVRCFGEGGYHAMEAFELSKAKPFCDVLKEFISSSIAC, from the coding sequence ATGGCCGATCAAACACCGGCGCTAGGTCCCATCGGCGATCTCGATCCCTACGCCTATCTCGGCCTGCTCCGTCATTCCGACGGCTCCATCACTCGCGCCTGCGACGACCCTTTCACTCCAGCCTCGGCTGATCTCAGCCACCCATCTCCCGTCCTCACCAAGGACGTTCCGATCAACCGATCCACCAACACTTGGGCCCGGATTTTCCTGCCCCGGGAAGCATTGGAGCACTCCCCACCGGCCAAGCTACCCCTCCTCGTCTACTACCATGGTGGCGGCTTCGTCATATGCACTGCCGGCTCAACTTTATTCCACGGTTTCCTCTCAATGGTAGCCGTTGAAACAAAATCGATCATCGTCTCCATCGACTATCGTCGGGCCCCGGAGCACCGTCTCCCGGCAGCTTACGATGATTCCTTCGAAGCGTTGCACTGGATCAAAACCTCCGGAGAGGAGTGGCTGACCCGATTTGCAGACTTGTCAAACTGTTTTCTGATAGGCAGCAGCGCCGGCGGTAACATTGTCTACTTCATGGGGCTACGCGCAGCCACAGCGGTTGACCATCTGGGGCCTCTGAAGATCAGAGGGCTGATATTGCACCACGCTTACTTCGGCGGGGAGAAGAGAACTGCGTCGGAGATAAGATTGGCCGACGACAAGATACTGCCACTTCGCTTGAACGATCTGTTCTGGGAACTGGCTTTGCCGGCCGGCGCCGATCGTGATCATGAGTATTCCAATCCGATTGCCGGCGGAGGATCGGAGCTGCTAGATGAGATCCGGAAGCTGGGCTGGAAGGTTTTGGTGGCGGGCTACGACGGTGACCCGTTGATCGACCGTCAGAAAGAGCTAGCGAAGCTGATGGAGGAGAGGACTGTGAAAGTGGTGCGTTGTTTTGGCGAGGGAGGCTATCACGCCATGGAAGCATTTGAGCTCTCCAAAGCAAAGCCGTTCTGTGATGTTCTAAAAGAATTCATCTCGTCTTCGATCGCTTGCTAA
- the LOC127789833 gene encoding probable carboxylesterase 120 — translation MPDQPPALTAIGDQDPYAYLGLVRNPDGSITRVSEYPFTPAAADLANPSPVLTKDVPINRSTNTWARIYLPREALEHPPAAKLPLLVYYHGGGFVVCTPGTTAVHDFVAVVAAETKSVVVSVDYRLAPEHRLPAAYEDSFEALHWIKTRPDEWLSLFADLSNCFLMGSSAGGNITYITGLRAATAVDDLEPLKIRGLIFHHAYFGGTKRTASEMRLAEDKVVPLRFNDLMWELALPAGADRDHEYSNPMAGGGSEQLDEIRKLEWKVLATGYEGDPLIDRQIELAKLMEEKGVKVVRWFLEGGYHGLEAFEPSKAKPLCDVVKDFIS, via the coding sequence ATGCCCGATCAACCACCGGCGTTGACCGCCATCGGCGATCAAGATCCCTACGCGTACCTCGGCCTGGTCCGAAACCCCGATGGCTCTATCACCCGTGTCTCCGAGTACCCATTTACGCCGGCGGCGGCAGATCTCGCCAACCCATCTCCGGTACTCACCAAGGACGTTCCGATCAACCGATCCACCAACACTTGGGCCCGGATTTACCTGCCCCGCGAAGCGCTCGAGCACCCCCCGGCAGCCAAGCTACCCCTCCTCGTCTACTACCACGGAGGCGGCTTTGTCGTATGCACACCTGGAACAACTGCAGTCCACGATTTCGTCGCAGTAGTGGCCGCCGAAACCAAATCGGTCGTAGTCTCCGTCGATTATCGCCTGGCTCCCGAGCATCGTCTCCCGGCAGCGTACGAAGATTCCTTCGAAGCGCTGCACTGGATAAAAACCCGTCCAGACGAATGGTTGAGCCTATTTGCGGACTTGTCAAACTGTTTTCTGATGGGCAGCAGCGCCGGCGGTAACATCACCTACATCACGGGGCTACGTGCAGCCACGGCTGTTGATGATCTGGAGCCTCTGAAGATCAGGGGGCTGATTTTTCACCACGCGTACTTCGGCGGGACGAAAAGAACTGCGTCGGAGATGAGATTGGCCGAGGACAAGGTAGTGCCACTGAGATTCAACGATCTGATGTGGGAGTTGGCTTTGCCGGCGGGCGCCGATCGTGATCACGAGTATTCGAATCCGATGGCGGGTGGAGGATCAGAGCAACTGGATGAAATCAGGAAGCTGGAGTGGAAGGTTCTGGCGACGGGGTACGAGGGGGACCCGTTGATCGACCGTCAGATTGAGTTGGCGAAGTTGATGGAGGAGAAGGGAGTGAAGGTGGTGCGGTGGTTCTTGGAGGGAGGTTATCATGGGTTGGAAGCATTTGAGCCGTCCAAGGCCAAGCCGCTCTGTGATGTTGTTAAGGATTTCATCTCATGA